In a genomic window of Glycine max cultivar Williams 82 chromosome 13, Glycine_max_v4.0, whole genome shotgun sequence:
- the LOC100305505 gene encoding Peptidyl-prolyl cis-trans isomerase FKBP12-like (The RefSeq protein has 1 substitution compared to this genomic sequence) — MGVEKQLLRPGTGPKPIPGQNVTVHCAGFGKNGDLSQKFWSTKDPGQDPFTFKIGQGSVIKGWDEGVLGMQIGEVARLRCSPDYAYGAGGFPSWGIQPNSVLEFEIEVLSAQ; from the exons atgggAGTGGAGAAGCAGTTGTTGAGGCCTGGCACCGGTCCCAAGCCAATTCCCGGTCAGAACGTCACCGTTCACTGCACTGGTTTCG GGAAGAACGGTGACCTTTCTCAGAAATTCTGGAG CACCAAGGATCCTGGCCAGGACCCTTTCACTTTCAAAATCGGCCAAGGTTCTGTTATCAAAg GATGGGATGAAGGTGTGCTTGGCATGCAAATTGGTGAAGTTGCTCGTCTCCGG TGCTCTCCGGATTATGCTTATGGTGCTGGTGGCTTTCCTTCTTGGGGGATACAGCCCAACTCTGTCTTGGAATTTGAAATCGAAGTCTTGAGTGCACAATGA